Genomic DNA from Paracoccus sp. MBLB3053:
CGCCTGCGCTTCCGCAAGCTGGGGCGGTTGCGGGTCGTCGACGCTTCGATCATGCCGACCATCACCAGCGGCAATACGAATTCGCCCACCCTGATGATCGCGGAAAAGGCCGCGCGGATGATTATCGAGGATGCGCGGGCCTGATCGCCCGCGCAGGATGGATTTTTCCTGGTCTTCAGCGCTGCGCGAGAAACGGAGCGGTCAAGTCGCGCCCTGGGTTTTCGTCACGATGAGGCTTGCCAACGCGGTCAGATGGGCCTGAAGCCGGCTCTGAAGCTGGTCAAGGCTTTGCTCTTCATCAAGAATGAACTCGGTGAAAAGCGCGTTCAGGTCGTTGAAGGCCAGCTCGCCCAGTGGACGGGACTGGAGATCGGAACGAAGATCACCGCGCAGCCGCAGCTTCTCGATCAGGCGGCAGACCTGCTCGGCAAGGGCCGCATCGAGTTCACGGTAGCGCCGCGAAAAAGGCGCCTCTGGCTGTTGGATCGCCATCGCCATCGCCGATCGCCACATGTCCTTGGTCAGGTAGACCAGCGAATGGCCATAATATGTCCGGATGAGCAGACCGAGCGCAGCTAGCGGTTCGTCAGGCGGATCGACCAGGACCCCTTCGCCCTGGCTCAGGACCTCTTCGACCTCCATCGAGACGATGGCCAGAAGCAGGTCTGCCTTGGTTTCGAAGTAGTTGTAGAAAGTCCCGACGGACAGTTCCGCCAATTCCGCGATGGCGTCGATGCGGGCGGCGTCATATCCGACCTGCCCAAAAAGAGTGCTCGCCGAGTCGATGATGCGGCGATGCCTGTCGGCTTTCTGTTTCTCGCGCAGTCCGGCCATCGCTTCCTCTTGTTTCGCTGAAAAATATCATTGACTGCAAAAATGAACTCGTTCAACTTTTTTGTGACGGACCCGCAGAGGTCCTCTTCCCGACAGGAGAAAATGATGATTTCAAGACCAACCTGCACCGCACTTGCGCTTTGCGCGGCTGCCTTGCCCATTTCTGCCCATGCCGCAACCGAGCTCAACGCCCTGATCTGGTGCGATCACGCCGATCCTGCGTTGCTTGAGCCTTTCGAGCAGGCGCATGACGTTCGCATCAACGTCAAGGAATACCAGGGAACGGCCGAGGCGCTGACGATCCTCGAACAGTCGCGGCCCGGTGATTGGGACCTGCTGGTGATCGATGCCGTCGATGTCGGTCGCGCGGTTGAACGCGACGTTCTGGCACCACTTCCGGCCGAGGCGCTGCCGACTACGGATTTCTTTCCCGAACTGGTCATGGCCTCGCACAACACCAAGGACGGCGTGACTTACGCTGTGACCGACAAGTTCGGCTACAACACGCTTGCCTATGACAAGACCAAGGTCGACCCGGCCGATATGACC
This window encodes:
- a CDS encoding TetR/AcrR family transcriptional regulator, whose amino-acid sequence is MAGLREKQKADRHRRIIDSASTLFGQVGYDAARIDAIAELAELSVGTFYNYFETKADLLLAIVSMEVEEVLSQGEGVLVDPPDEPLAALGLLIRTYYGHSLVYLTKDMWRSAMAMAIQQPEAPFSRRYRELDAALAEQVCRLIEKLRLRGDLRSDLQSRPLGELAFNDLNALFTEFILDEEQSLDQLQSRLQAHLTALASLIVTKTQGAT